In a genomic window of Streptomyces koelreuteriae:
- a CDS encoding potassium transporter Kup, producing the protein MADRRQGNASDDGSPSPALEDRRAATHDTVRLAVVIGALGVVFGDIGTSPIYTLQTVFNPSDPHPVPVSTDNVYGVVSLVFWSVMIIVTVTYVLLAMRADNDGEGGIMALITLLRRWSSQRGRRAAAALAALGIFGASLFFGDSMITPAISVLSAVEGLKVVQPSLEDAVVPITAVIIVLLFLVQRRGTAAVGRVFGPVMIIWFVAIGACGVVGITDHPDILKALSPTYALGFLFGHWGTAFFALAAIVLAVTGAEALYADMGHFGRRAITRGWLFLVLPACVLSYMGQGALILDDPDNISSPFFLLVPDWGRWPMVVLATAATVIASQAVITGAYSVASQAAQLGYLPRLRIAHTSESTIGQIYVPWINWLLMVSVLTLVFAFRASEALAYAFGMAVTGTITITTLLFFYVARAKWGTPRWLLGIGAGVLLFVDLLFVAANMTKLVHGAWLPLLIGLTAFTVMTTWQRGRQLVTAERARQEGPLPEFIERLRSGDEPTVRAPGTAVFLNRGKETAPLAMVANVEHNRVRHDHVVILSIKTEPVPRVQADRRVAVDDLGYADDGIIHVTARFGYMETPDVPGTLALLDPADTEGPLHLDQASYFLSKIEIRRGKAPTMAPWRKRLFVATSYITADAAEYFGLPRDRTVIMGSQIEV; encoded by the coding sequence ATGGCCGATCGCCGGCAGGGAAACGCGTCGGACGACGGGTCCCCGTCGCCGGCACTGGAGGACCGGCGGGCGGCCACGCACGACACGGTGCGGCTCGCGGTGGTCATCGGTGCTCTCGGAGTGGTCTTCGGCGACATCGGGACCAGCCCGATCTACACCCTGCAGACGGTGTTCAATCCGAGCGACCCGCACCCGGTGCCGGTCAGCACGGACAACGTCTACGGGGTGGTGTCCCTGGTCTTCTGGTCGGTGATGATCATCGTCACGGTCACCTATGTGCTGCTGGCGATGCGCGCCGACAACGACGGCGAGGGCGGCATCATGGCGCTGATCACCCTGCTGCGGCGGTGGAGTTCACAGCGTGGGCGCCGGGCCGCCGCCGCACTGGCCGCGCTCGGCATCTTCGGTGCGTCGCTGTTCTTCGGCGACAGCATGATCACACCGGCGATCTCGGTGCTGTCCGCGGTCGAGGGCCTCAAGGTCGTCCAGCCGTCCTTGGAAGACGCGGTCGTGCCCATCACCGCGGTGATCATCGTGCTCCTCTTCCTGGTGCAGCGCAGGGGAACCGCGGCCGTGGGCCGGGTGTTCGGCCCGGTCATGATCATCTGGTTCGTGGCCATCGGCGCCTGCGGCGTCGTCGGCATCACCGACCACCCGGACATCCTCAAGGCCCTGTCGCCGACGTACGCGCTGGGCTTCCTGTTCGGCCACTGGGGTACGGCCTTCTTCGCGCTGGCCGCGATCGTCCTCGCGGTCACCGGCGCCGAGGCGCTCTACGCCGACATGGGGCACTTCGGCCGCCGGGCGATCACCCGGGGCTGGCTGTTCCTCGTGCTGCCCGCGTGCGTGCTGAGCTACATGGGCCAGGGCGCCCTGATCCTCGACGACCCGGACAACATCAGCAGCCCGTTCTTCCTGCTCGTGCCCGACTGGGGACGCTGGCCGATGGTCGTGCTCGCCACGGCGGCGACCGTGATCGCCTCCCAGGCGGTGATCACCGGGGCGTACTCGGTCGCCTCCCAGGCGGCCCAGCTCGGCTATCTGCCGAGGCTGCGCATCGCACACACCTCCGAATCCACCATCGGCCAGATCTACGTCCCCTGGATCAACTGGCTCCTGATGGTCTCGGTCCTCACCCTGGTCTTCGCCTTCCGGGCCTCCGAGGCACTGGCCTACGCCTTCGGCATGGCGGTCACCGGCACCATCACCATCACCACCCTGCTGTTCTTCTACGTCGCCCGCGCCAAGTGGGGTACACCCCGGTGGCTGCTCGGCATCGGCGCGGGCGTGCTCCTCTTCGTGGACCTGCTGTTCGTGGCGGCCAACATGACCAAGCTCGTGCACGGCGCGTGGCTGCCGCTGCTGATCGGTCTCACCGCGTTCACCGTCATGACGACCTGGCAACGCGGCCGGCAGCTCGTCACCGCGGAACGGGCGCGCCAGGAGGGCCCGCTGCCCGAGTTCATCGAACGCCTCCGCTCGGGGGACGAGCCGACGGTCCGGGCGCCCGGCACGGCCGTCTTCCTGAACCGGGGGAAGGAGACCGCGCCTCTGGCGATGGTGGCCAACGTCGAGCACAACCGGGTGCGGCACGACCATGTCGTGATCCTGTCCATCAAGACCGAGCCCGTGCCCCGCGTTCAGGCCGACCGGCGGGTCGCCGTGGACGACCTCGGGTACGCCGACGACGGGATCATCCATGTCACCGCCCGGTTCGGCTACATGGAGACGCCGGATGTGCCGGGCACGCTGGCCCTGCTCGATCCGGCCGACACCGAGGGGCCGTTGCATCTCGACCAGGCGTCCTATTTCCTGTCGAAGATCGAGATCCGGCGCGGGAAGGCCCCGACGATGGCGCCCTGGCGCAAGCGGCTGTTCGTCGCCACCTCCTACATCACGGCCGACGCCGCCGAGTACTTCGGCCTGCCCCGCGACCGTACGGTCATCATGGGCTCGCAGATCGAGGTGTAG
- a CDS encoding cation transporter gives MTALSLGPTPARRDVLARRIRLLVAATIGYNVVEAVVALTAGTLASSTALIGFGLDSVIEVSSAAAVAWQFSARDHAVRQARERTTLRIIGVSFLVLAAYVAVDSVRALTGTGEAERSVPGIVIAALSLAVMPFLSAAQRRAGRELGSASAVADSKQTLLCTYLSAVLLAGLVLNAALGWSWADPVAALAIAAIAVREGLDAWQGKGCCAPSAAEVKAADAKAGDACGCGPGRACCD, from the coding sequence ATGACCGCGCTCTCCCTCGGCCCCACCCCGGCACGCCGTGATGTGCTCGCCCGCCGGATACGCCTGCTCGTGGCCGCCACCATCGGCTACAACGTCGTCGAGGCGGTCGTCGCCCTCACCGCCGGCACGCTCGCCTCCTCCACCGCGCTGATCGGCTTCGGACTGGACTCGGTCATCGAGGTCTCCTCGGCCGCCGCCGTCGCCTGGCAGTTCTCCGCCCGCGACCACGCCGTACGCCAGGCCCGCGAGCGGACCACCCTGCGCATCATCGGCGTCTCGTTCCTCGTGCTCGCCGCCTACGTCGCCGTGGACTCCGTCCGCGCCCTCACCGGCACCGGTGAGGCCGAACGGTCCGTCCCCGGCATCGTCATCGCCGCGCTCTCACTGGCGGTCATGCCGTTCCTGTCCGCCGCTCAGCGCAGGGCAGGCCGCGAACTCGGCTCGGCGAGCGCCGTGGCCGACTCCAAACAGACCTTGCTGTGCACCTATCTCTCCGCCGTGCTCCTGGCCGGCCTGGTCCTCAACGCCGCCCTCGGCTGGTCATGGGCCGACCCCGTCGCCGCCCTCGCCATCGCCGCCATCGCGGTCAGGGAAGGGCTCGACGCCTGGCAGGGCAAGGGCTGTTGCGCGCCCTCGGCCGCCGAAGTGAAGGCCGCCGACGCGAAGGCGGGCGACGCCTGTGGTTGCGGCCCCGGCCGCGCCTGCTGCGACTGA
- a CDS encoding ArsR/SmtB family transcription factor, producing the protein MLTVASDIEVLARFGRALADPIRCRVLLALREAPAYPAELADTLGISRTRLSNHLACLRDCGLAVAVPDGRRTRYELADVRLAHALDDLRTAVLAVETDRTCVDADAQGCC; encoded by the coding sequence GTGCTGACCGTCGCTTCCGACATCGAGGTGCTGGCCCGCTTCGGCCGCGCGCTCGCCGACCCGATCCGCTGCCGCGTCCTGCTCGCCCTGCGCGAGGCCCCGGCCTATCCCGCCGAACTCGCCGACACCCTCGGCATCTCCCGCACCCGGCTGTCCAACCACCTCGCCTGCCTGCGCGACTGCGGCCTCGCCGTCGCCGTGCCCGACGGCCGCCGCACCCGCTACGAGCTGGCCGACGTACGCCTGGCCCACGCCCTGGACGACCTGCGCACCGCCGTCTTGGCCGTCGAGACCGACCGCACCTGCGTCGACGCCGACGCCCAGGGGTGCTGCTGA
- a CDS encoding sensor histidine kinase, protein MARGKLRIYLGAAPGVGKTYAMLSEAHRRIERGTDCVVAFVEHHHRPRTEVMLHGLEQIPRRDLEYRDTVFTEMDVDAVLARRPQVALVDELAHTNVPGSRHTKRWQDVEDLLAAGIDVVSTVNIQHLESLGDVVESITGVRQRETVPDEVVRRADQVELVDMSPQALRRRMAHGNIYKPDKVDAALSNYFRPGNLTALRELALLWVADRVDEYLNAYRSEHEVSTIWGSRERIVVGLTGGPEGRTLIRRAARLAEKGAGGEVLAVYVSRSDGLTSASPKELAVQRTLVEDLGGTFHHVVGDDVPVALLDFSRGVNATQIVLGVSRRKGWQYVFGPGVGATVATDSGPDLDVHLITHDEAGKGRGLPVPRSARLGRSRIIWGWLTGVAGPVLLTLLLTTISVDLGLPNDMLLFLTVTVAAALVGGLYPALASAAFGSLLLNYYFTPPLHELTVADPKNIVAIVIFVLVGVSVASVVDLAARRTHQAARLRAESEILSFLAGNVLRGETGLEELLERVRETFAMESVALLERAGDVAPWTCAGSVGPRPCENPEGADVDVPVGDHMALALTGRVLPAEDRRVLAAFAAQAAVVLDRQRLQHEADQAKELAEGNRIRTALLAAVSHDLRTPLAGIKVSVSSLRSHDVAWSEEDQAELLEAIEEGADRLDLLVGNLLDMSRLQTGTVTPIVREADLDEVVPMALGGVPEDSVELNIPETLPMVQVDKGLLERSVANVVENAVKYSPPGTPVLVKASAIADRVEVRVIDRGPGVPDEAKDRIFEPFQRYGDSPRGSGVGLGLAVARGFAEAMGGTIDAEDTPGGGLTMVLSLPTAPARPAAASPPRSTASRVPGL, encoded by the coding sequence ATGGCACGCGGCAAGCTCCGGATCTACCTCGGCGCCGCACCCGGCGTCGGCAAGACCTACGCCATGCTCTCCGAGGCACACCGCCGGATCGAGCGCGGAACCGACTGCGTGGTCGCGTTCGTGGAGCACCACCACCGGCCGCGCACCGAGGTGATGCTGCACGGCCTGGAACAGATACCGCGCAGGGATCTGGAGTACCGCGACACCGTCTTCACCGAGATGGACGTCGACGCGGTCCTGGCCAGGCGCCCCCAGGTGGCGCTGGTGGACGAACTCGCCCACACCAATGTGCCGGGCTCGCGCCACACCAAGCGCTGGCAGGACGTCGAGGACCTGCTCGCAGCCGGGATCGACGTGGTCTCCACCGTCAACATCCAGCATCTGGAGTCCCTCGGGGACGTGGTGGAGTCCATCACGGGCGTACGGCAGCGGGAGACCGTCCCCGACGAGGTCGTCCGGCGCGCCGACCAGGTCGAGCTGGTCGACATGTCGCCGCAGGCGCTGCGCCGCCGTATGGCCCACGGCAACATCTACAAGCCGGACAAGGTCGACGCGGCCCTCTCCAACTACTTCCGGCCCGGCAACCTCACCGCCCTGCGGGAGCTGGCGCTGCTGTGGGTGGCCGACCGCGTCGACGAATACCTCAACGCGTACCGCAGCGAGCACGAGGTCTCGACGATCTGGGGCTCGCGCGAGCGGATCGTGGTCGGCCTCACCGGCGGTCCCGAGGGCCGGACCCTGATCCGCCGCGCGGCCCGGCTGGCCGAGAAGGGCGCGGGAGGCGAGGTCCTCGCGGTCTATGTCTCCCGCAGCGACGGACTCACCTCCGCCTCCCCGAAGGAACTCGCCGTCCAGCGCACCCTCGTCGAGGACCTGGGCGGCACCTTCCACCATGTCGTCGGCGACGACGTCCCCGTGGCGCTGCTGGACTTCTCCCGGGGCGTGAACGCCACCCAGATCGTCCTCGGCGTCTCCCGCCGCAAGGGGTGGCAGTACGTGTTCGGGCCGGGCGTCGGCGCGACGGTGGCCACGGACTCGGGCCCCGACCTCGACGTCCATCTGATCACCCACGACGAGGCGGGCAAGGGCCGCGGACTGCCGGTGCCCCGCAGCGCGCGCCTCGGCCGGTCGCGGATCATCTGGGGCTGGCTGACCGGTGTGGCCGGCCCCGTGCTCCTCACCCTGCTGCTGACCACCATCAGCGTGGACCTGGGCCTGCCCAACGACATGCTGCTGTTCCTCACGGTGACGGTGGCGGCGGCCCTGGTCGGCGGCCTCTACCCGGCGTTGGCCTCGGCGGCCTTCGGCTCGCTGCTGCTGAACTACTACTTCACCCCGCCGCTGCACGAACTGACCGTCGCCGACCCCAAGAACATCGTCGCCATCGTCATCTTCGTCCTCGTCGGAGTGTCCGTGGCGTCCGTGGTCGACCTCGCCGCCCGCCGCACCCACCAAGCGGCCCGGCTGCGCGCGGAGTCCGAGATCCTCTCGTTCCTCGCGGGCAACGTGCTGCGCGGCGAGACCGGCCTGGAGGAACTGCTGGAACGGGTCCGTGAGACCTTCGCCATGGAGTCCGTCGCCCTGCTGGAGCGGGCGGGCGACGTGGCGCCGTGGACCTGCGCCGGAAGCGTGGGTCCACGGCCGTGCGAGAACCCCGAGGGCGCGGACGTCGACGTACCGGTCGGTGACCACATGGCGCTGGCGCTGACCGGCCGCGTCCTGCCGGCCGAGGACCGCCGGGTGCTCGCCGCGTTCGCCGCCCAGGCCGCCGTCGTCCTGGACCGCCAGCGTCTCCAGCACGAGGCCGACCAGGCCAAGGAACTGGCCGAGGGCAACCGCATCCGCACCGCGCTGCTGGCGGCCGTGAGCCACGACCTGCGCACACCGCTCGCCGGCATCAAGGTGTCGGTGTCCTCCCTGCGGTCGCACGACGTGGCCTGGTCGGAGGAGGACCAGGCCGAACTCCTGGAGGCGATCGAGGAGGGCGCCGACCGCCTCGACCTCCTCGTCGGCAACCTCCTCGACATGTCCCGCCTCCAGACCGGCACCGTCACCCCGATCGTCCGCGAGGCCGACCTCGACGAGGTGGTGCCGATGGCCCTGGGCGGCGTCCCGGAGGACAGCGTGGAGCTGAACATCCCCGAGACGCTGCCCATGGTCCAGGTGGACAAGGGACTGCTGGAGCGGTCCGTCGCCAACGTCGTCGAGAACGCCGTCAAGTACAGCCCCCCGGGCACGCCCGTGCTGGTGAAGGCGAGCGCGATCGCCGACCGGGTGGAGGTCCGGGTGATCGACCGCGGTCCCGGCGTCCCCGACGAGGCCAAGGACCGCATCTTCGAACCCTTCCAGCGCTACGGCGACTCACCGCGCGGCAGCGGGGTCGGCCTCGGCCTCGCGGTCGCCCGCGGCTTCGCCGAGGCCATGGGAGGCACCATCGACGCCGAGGACACCCCCGGCGGGGGCCTCACCATGGTCCTCAGCCTGCCGACGGCACCGGCACGCCCGGCAGCCGCCTCGCCTCCCCGTTCGACGGCTTCGCGCGTTCCCGGACTCTGA
- a CDS encoding response regulator, which translates to MTRVLVVEDDPQLVRALVINMQARRYGVDAAPDGATALRLAAARQPDVVMLDLGLPDMDGVDVIKALRGWTRVPILVLSARRASDEKVAALDAGADDYITKPFSMDELLARLRAAVRRTEDTPLTAETTLVETAGFTIDLLAKKVVRDGHDVRLTPTEWHLLEILVTSPGRLVTQKHLLQEVWGVSRSNKTNYLRVYMAQLRRKLESDPSHPRYLITEPGMGYRFEG; encoded by the coding sequence ATGACCCGGGTGCTGGTCGTGGAAGACGACCCTCAGCTGGTACGAGCCCTCGTGATCAACATGCAGGCCCGTCGGTACGGGGTGGACGCGGCCCCCGACGGTGCCACGGCCCTCAGACTGGCGGCGGCCCGGCAGCCCGACGTCGTGATGCTCGACCTCGGACTGCCGGACATGGACGGCGTCGACGTCATCAAGGCCCTGCGCGGCTGGACCCGCGTGCCCATCCTGGTGCTGTCCGCGCGCCGCGCCTCCGACGAGAAGGTCGCCGCCCTCGACGCGGGCGCCGACGACTACATCACCAAGCCGTTCAGCATGGACGAACTGCTGGCCCGGCTGCGCGCCGCCGTCCGCCGCACCGAGGACACCCCGCTCACCGCCGAGACGACGCTCGTCGAGACGGCCGGCTTCACCATCGACCTGCTCGCCAAGAAGGTCGTCCGCGACGGACACGACGTGCGCCTCACCCCCACCGAATGGCATCTGCTGGAAATCCTGGTCACCAGCCCCGGACGGCTCGTCACCCAGAAGCACCTGCTGCAGGAGGTCTGGGGCGTGTCCCGGAGCAACAAGACCAACTATCTGCGGGTCTACATGGCGCAACTGCGCCGCAAGCTGGAGTCGGACCCCTCCCACCCGCGCTATCTGATCACCGAACCCGGCATGGGCTACCGTTTCGAGGGATGA
- a CDS encoding potassium-transporting ATPase subunit C, producing the protein MNNSFANTARLLGAGLRALLVLTLVTGVLYPLLVTGIAQGLFNDKANGSEITSEGKVVGSSLIGQAYNLPLKKGQESPEPDLKWFQGRPQNGLGTNSVNTQYKLILSGATNRSGDNEELIQWVKDAKAAVVKDNSTADYRVKPSQVPADAVTSSGSGLDPNISPAYADLQVHRVAAKNGLPVAQVDKLVEEHTEGRTLGFMGEPRVNVLELNIALKELVAKS; encoded by the coding sequence ATGAACAACTCTTTCGCGAACACCGCCCGGTTGCTCGGCGCGGGCCTGCGCGCCCTCCTCGTGCTGACCCTGGTCACCGGCGTCCTCTACCCGTTGCTCGTCACCGGCATCGCCCAGGGCCTGTTCAACGACAAGGCCAACGGCTCCGAGATCACGTCGGAGGGCAAGGTCGTCGGCTCGTCCCTGATCGGGCAGGCCTACAACCTGCCCCTGAAGAAGGGCCAGGAGAGCCCGGAGCCGGACCTGAAGTGGTTCCAGGGCCGTCCGCAGAACGGCCTGGGCACCAACAGCGTCAACACCCAGTACAAGCTCATCCTGTCCGGCGCGACCAACCGCTCCGGCGACAACGAAGAGCTCATCCAATGGGTGAAGGACGCCAAGGCCGCCGTGGTCAAGGACAACTCGACCGCCGACTACCGGGTCAAGCCGTCCCAGGTCCCCGCCGACGCGGTCACCTCCTCCGGCTCCGGCCTCGACCCGAACATCTCCCCGGCCTACGCCGACCTCCAGGTCCACCGGGTGGCGGCGAAGAACGGCCTGCCCGTCGCCCAGGTCGACAAGCTCGTCGAGGAGCACACCGAGGGCCGCACCCTCGGCTTCATGGGCGAGCCCCGCGTGAACGTCCTCGAACTCAACATCGCCCTCAAGGAACTCGTGGCGAAGAGCTGA
- the kdpB gene encoding potassium-transporting ATPase subunit KdpB, whose protein sequence is MTTDVTKQEDSMSTATPARAPHQDVPTGHKEGRVGAGLFDPKQLVKSLPDAFRKLDPRVMVKSPVMFVVWIGSILTTVFSFRDPGDWFGWAISAWLWLTVIFANLAEAVAEGRGKAQADTLRKAKTDTVARRLLDNGSEEQVPGTALRIGDLVVCEAGDIIPGDGDVVEGVASVDESAITGESAPVIRESGGDRSAVTGGTKVLSDRIVIRITTKPGETFIDRMINLVEGAARQKTPNEIALNILLASLTIVFLLACATLPPFADYAGTHLTMVVLVALLVCLIPTTIGALLSAIGIAGMDRLVQRNVLAMSGRAVEAAGDVSTLLLDKTGTITLGNRQAAEFVPVSGTTQAQVADAAQLSSLADETPEGRSIVVLAKEKYGLRERHQGELAHAEWIEFTAQTRMSGVDVDGRKIRKGAAGSVIAWVQERGGTVADDADTSANRISEAGGTPLLVAVEDVDGARILGVIHLKDVVKDGMRERFEELRRMGIKTVMITGDNPLTAKAIAEEAGVDDFLAEATPEDKMALIKREQAGGKLVAMTGDGTNDAPALAQADVGVAMNTGTSAAKEAGNMVDLDSNPTKLIEIVEIGKQLLITRGALTTFSIANDVAKYFAIIPALFAAVYPGLDKLNIMGLSSPDSAILSAVIFNALIIIALVPLSLKGVRYRPVSADKLLRRNLTVYGVGGLIAPFIGIKLIDLLISLIPGIG, encoded by the coding sequence ATGACAACCGACGTAACGAAGCAAGAGGACTCCATGTCCACAGCCACTCCCGCCCGGGCACCGCACCAGGACGTGCCCACCGGTCACAAGGAGGGCCGGGTCGGTGCCGGCCTCTTCGACCCCAAGCAACTGGTCAAGTCGCTGCCGGACGCCTTCCGCAAGCTCGACCCGCGGGTGATGGTCAAGTCGCCCGTGATGTTCGTGGTGTGGATCGGCTCGATCCTGACGACCGTGTTCTCCTTCAGGGACCCGGGCGACTGGTTCGGCTGGGCGATCAGCGCCTGGCTGTGGCTGACCGTCATCTTCGCCAACCTGGCGGAGGCGGTCGCCGAGGGCCGCGGCAAGGCCCAGGCGGACACCCTGCGCAAGGCCAAGACCGACACCGTCGCCCGCCGCCTCCTGGACAACGGCTCCGAGGAGCAGGTCCCCGGCACCGCGCTGCGCATCGGCGACCTGGTCGTCTGCGAGGCCGGCGACATCATCCCCGGCGACGGTGACGTCGTCGAAGGCGTCGCGAGCGTGGACGAGTCGGCGATCACCGGCGAGTCGGCCCCGGTCATCCGGGAGTCGGGCGGCGACCGTTCGGCGGTCACCGGCGGCACGAAGGTGCTGTCCGACCGCATCGTCATCAGGATCACGACGAAGCCCGGCGAGACCTTCATCGACCGGATGATCAACCTGGTCGAGGGCGCCGCACGGCAGAAGACGCCCAACGAGATCGCGCTGAACATCCTGCTCGCCTCGCTGACGATCGTCTTCCTGCTGGCCTGCGCCACCCTGCCGCCCTTCGCCGACTACGCGGGCACCCACCTGACGATGGTCGTGCTGGTGGCGCTGCTGGTCTGCCTCATCCCGACCACCATCGGCGCGTTGCTGTCCGCGATCGGCATCGCGGGCATGGACCGGCTGGTGCAGCGCAACGTCCTGGCCATGTCCGGCCGTGCGGTCGAGGCCGCAGGTGACGTCTCGACGCTGCTGCTCGACAAGACCGGCACCATCACCCTCGGCAACCGGCAGGCCGCCGAGTTCGTGCCGGTCAGCGGCACCACCCAGGCCCAGGTCGCCGACGCCGCCCAGCTCTCCTCGCTGGCCGACGAGACGCCCGAGGGGCGCTCCATCGTCGTCCTGGCGAAGGAGAAGTACGGGTTGCGCGAGCGTCATCAGGGCGAGCTCGCCCACGCCGAGTGGATCGAGTTCACCGCCCAGACCCGTATGTCGGGCGTGGACGTCGACGGCCGCAAGATCCGCAAGGGCGCGGCGGGTTCCGTCATCGCCTGGGTCCAGGAGCGCGGCGGCACCGTCGCCGACGACGCGGACACGAGCGCCAACCGCATCTCCGAAGCCGGCGGCACCCCGCTGCTGGTGGCCGTCGAGGACGTCGACGGGGCACGGATCCTGGGTGTCATCCACCTCAAGGACGTCGTCAAGGACGGCATGCGGGAACGGTTCGAGGAACTGCGCCGCATGGGCATCAAGACCGTCATGATCACGGGCGACAACCCGCTGACGGCCAAGGCGATCGCCGAGGAGGCCGGCGTCGACGACTTCCTCGCCGAGGCCACCCCCGAGGACAAGATGGCCCTCATCAAGCGCGAGCAGGCGGGCGGCAAGCTCGTCGCGATGACCGGCGACGGCACCAACGACGCCCCGGCCCTCGCGCAGGCGGACGTCGGCGTGGCCATGAACACCGGCACGTCGGCCGCCAAGGAGGCCGGCAACATGGTCGACCTCGACTCCAACCCGACCAAGCTCATCGAGATCGTCGAGATCGGCAAGCAACTCCTCATCACCCGGGGCGCGCTCACCACGTTCTCCATAGCCAACGACGTCGCGAAGTACTTCGCGATCATCCCGGCGCTGTTCGCGGCGGTCTATCCGGGCCTGGACAAGCTCAACATCATGGGCCTGTCCTCGCCGGACTCCGCGATCCTGTCGGCCGTGATCTTCAACGCGCTGATCATCATCGCGCTGGTGCCGCTGTCGCTGAAGGGCGTGCGCTACCGGCCCGTCAGCGCCGACAAGCTGCTGCGCCGCAACCTGACCGTCTACGGCGTCGGCGGTCTGATCGCGCCGTTCATCGGCATCAAGCTCATCGACCTGCTCATCTCGCTGATCCCCGGGATCGGGTGA
- the kdpA gene encoding potassium-transporting ATPase subunit KdpA produces MGPVLAGVLQLLALMAALALAYVPLGNYMARVYSSDKHWRVEKWIYKGIGANPDTEMRWPAYLRGVLAFSVIGVLFLYLLMRLQGVLPGSLGFAAIDPDQAFNTAVSFVTNTNWQSYYGEQAMGHVVQTAGLAVQNFVSAAVGIAVAVALVRGFARSRTGELGNFWSDLVRGVTRILLPVAVVAALVLVACGAIQNFSGIHEVGQFMGGSQQWNGGAVASQEAIKELGTNGGGYFNANSAHPFENPTPFSNLFEIFLILVIPFALTRTFGVMVGSVKQGYAILATMATIWIGFTALMMWTEFAHHGPAFDIAGGATEGKEVRFGVGASSIFATATTLTSTGAVDSFHSSFTGLGGGITMLGMMLGEIAPGGTGSGLYGMLIMAIIAVFIAGLMVGRTPEYLGKKIGTREIKLAACYILITPALVLVFTAFAMALPTPADSMTNSGAHGFSEILYAYTSASNNNGSAFAGLNADTQWFNSTLGLAMLLGRFLPMVFVLALAGSLAEQKPVPVTAGTLRTEKPLFTGLLVGAILIITGLTYFPALALGPLAEGLAS; encoded by the coding sequence ATGGGACCTGTACTGGCCGGTGTGCTCCAGCTGCTCGCCCTCATGGCGGCGCTGGCGCTCGCCTATGTCCCCCTGGGCAACTACATGGCCCGGGTCTACTCCTCCGACAAGCACTGGCGGGTCGAGAAGTGGATCTACAAGGGCATCGGAGCGAACCCCGACACCGAGATGCGCTGGCCCGCGTATCTGCGGGGCGTCCTCGCCTTCTCGGTGATCGGTGTGCTCTTCCTGTACTTGCTGATGCGTCTGCAGGGGGTCCTGCCGGGTTCGCTGGGCTTCGCGGCGATCGACCCCGACCAGGCCTTCAACACCGCCGTTTCCTTCGTCACCAACACCAACTGGCAGTCGTACTACGGCGAACAGGCCATGGGCCATGTCGTGCAGACCGCCGGTCTGGCCGTGCAGAACTTCGTCTCCGCGGCCGTCGGCATCGCGGTGGCGGTGGCGCTGGTGCGCGGATTCGCGCGCTCGCGCACCGGTGAGCTGGGCAACTTCTGGTCGGACCTGGTGCGCGGTGTCACGCGGATCCTGCTGCCGGTGGCCGTGGTCGCCGCGCTGGTGCTGGTGGCGTGCGGCGCGATCCAGAACTTCTCCGGCATCCACGAGGTCGGTCAGTTCATGGGCGGCTCGCAGCAGTGGAACGGCGGCGCGGTCGCCTCGCAGGAGGCCATCAAGGAGCTGGGCACCAACGGCGGCGGCTACTTCAACGCCAACTCAGCCCACCCCTTCGAGAACCCGACGCCCTTCTCCAACCTCTTCGAGATCTTCCTGATCCTGGTGATCCCGTTCGCGCTGACCCGCACCTTCGGTGTCATGGTCGGCTCGGTGAAGCAGGGCTACGCGATCCTCGCGACCATGGCCACCATCTGGATCGGCTTCACGGCCCTGATGATGTGGACCGAGTTCGCCCACCACGGCCCCGCGTTCGACATCGCCGGCGGTGCGACGGAGGGCAAGGAGGTCCGCTTCGGCGTCGGCGCGTCCTCGATCTTCGCGACGGCGACCACGCTCACCTCGACCGGTGCGGTGGACTCCTTCCACTCGTCCTTCACCGGGCTGGGCGGCGGCATCACGATGCTCGGCATGATGCTGGGCGAGATCGCGCCCGGCGGCACCGGCTCCGGCCTCTACGGCATGCTGATCATGGCGATCATCGCGGTGTTCATCGCCGGCCTGATGGTCGGCCGCACGCCCGAGTACCTGGGCAAGAAGATCGGCACCCGCGAGATCAAGCTCGCGGCCTGCTACATCCTCATCACCCCGGCGCTGGTGCTCGTCTTCACCGCCTTCGCGATGGCCCTGCCGACCCCGGCCGACTCGATGACGAACAGCGGCGCGCACGGATTCTCCGAGATCCTCTACGCCTACACGTCCGCCTCGAACAACAACGGCTCGGCGTTCGCCGGTCTGAACGCGGACACCCAGTGGTTCAACAGCACCCTGGGCCTCGCGATGCTCCTCGGCCGCTTCCTGCCGATGGTGTTCGTGCTGGCACTGGCCGGCTCCCTCGCCGAACAGAAGCCGGTGCCGGTCACGGCAGGCACCCTGCGCACCGAGAAGCCGCTGTTCACCGGGCTCCTCGTCGGGGCGATCCTGATCATCACGGGTCTGACCTACTTCCCGGCCCTCGCGCTGGGTCCGCTGGCCGAGGGGCTGGCGTCATGA
- the kdpF gene encoding K(+)-transporting ATPase subunit F, with translation MTAENIVGLVVAVALLGYLVLALIFPERF, from the coding sequence GTGACTGCCGAGAACATCGTCGGTCTGGTCGTGGCCGTCGCCCTGCTGGGCTATCTCGTCCTCGCCCTGATCTTCCCGGAGAGGTTCTGA